The Chanodichthys erythropterus isolate Z2021 chromosome 12, ASM2448905v1, whole genome shotgun sequence genome contains a region encoding:
- the exoc1l gene encoding exocyst complex component 1-like isoform X2 has translation MSSLLREEMDRVLFRPERQKLVEFIEIEELQQGRHFLCVSISKDKEVQISVLQHYGLEDSYEKTEIWALEDLLILDGRDPDIDDPCFLMYFDSVRSVRAVSCAAKYTLARCLLALSRKHHHTALKLENFDWTYIQPTAMYSDRGDCIVLAQICFYAFNLVCLSLCPVPL, from the exons ATGTCATCTCTGCTGAGGGAGGAGATGGATAGAGTCTTGTTCCGACCGGAGAGACAGAAGCTGGTGGAGTTTATAGAAATAGAGGAGCTACAGCAGGGACGACATTTTCTCTGTGTTTCTA TATCTAAGGATAAAGAAGTTCAGATCTCAGTG CTGCAGCACTATGGGCTGGAGGACAGCTATGAGAAAACAGAGATCTGGGCCCTGGAAGACCTGCTGATTCTGGACGGTAGAGATCCAGATATT GATGATCCCTGTTTCTTGATGTATTTCGACTCTGTGCGGTCCGTCAGAGCAGTGAGCTGTGCTGCGAAATACACGCTGGCCCGCTGTCTGCTGGCCCTGAGCAGGAAGCATCACCACACGGCACTAAAACTTGAGAACTTTGACTGGACTTACATTCAACCCACTGCAATGTATTCAGATCGTGGTGACTGTATTGTCCTTGCGCAGATCTGTTTCTATGCCTTTAATCTGGTGTGTCTTTCCCTGTGTCCTGTGCCTCTGTAG
- the exoc1l gene encoding exocyst complex component 1-like isoform X1, with product MSSLLREEMDRVLFRPERQKLVEFIEIEELQQGRHFLCVSISKDKEVQISVVLCRRVKQSQTKKLQHYGLEDSYEKTEIWALEDLLILDGRDPDIDDPCFLMYFDSVRSVRAVSCAAKYTLARCLLALSRKHHHTALKLENFDWTYIQPTAMYSDRGDCIVLAQICFYAFNLVCLSLCPVPL from the exons ATGTCATCTCTGCTGAGGGAGGAGATGGATAGAGTCTTGTTCCGACCGGAGAGACAGAAGCTGGTGGAGTTTATAGAAATAGAGGAGCTACAGCAGGGACGACATTTTCTCTGTGTTTCTA TATCTAAGGATAAAGAAGTTCAGATCTCAGTGGTCTTGTGTCGAAGAGTTAAGCAATCACAGACCAAGAAGCTGCAGCACTATGGGCTGGAGGACAGCTATGAGAAAACAGAGATCTGGGCCCTGGAAGACCTGCTGATTCTGGACGGTAGAGATCCAGATATT GATGATCCCTGTTTCTTGATGTATTTCGACTCTGTGCGGTCCGTCAGAGCAGTGAGCTGTGCTGCGAAATACACGCTGGCCCGCTGTCTGCTGGCCCTGAGCAGGAAGCATCACCACACGGCACTAAAACTTGAGAACTTTGACTGGACTTACATTCAACCCACTGCAATGTATTCAGATCGTGGTGACTGTATTGTCCTTGCGCAGATCTGTTTCTATGCCTTTAATCTGGTGTGTCTTTCCCTGTGTCCTGTGCCTCTGTAG